Proteins encoded by one window of Dialister pneumosintes:
- the purN gene encoding phosphoribosylglycinamide formyltransferase — protein sequence MSKKRILIFASGRGSNAEAIYKATIEDKINGVVVGVICDHKEAFVIKRASMWKVPVTIIEKKNFVNKMDFDEALVVAAKSYTPDLICLAGYMRICGADLIHEFPNKIINIHPALLPSFRGLHAQRQALEAGVKVAGCTVHFVGTGLDDGPIITQTVVPVYDHDTEETLSSRILEKEHPTYVAAVAAFCADKLTVSGNRVLGIHGEEN from the coding sequence ATGAGTAAAAAACGTATTTTGATATTTGCTTCCGGTAGAGGCTCTAATGCAGAAGCTATTTATAAAGCTACGATAGAAGATAAAATTAATGGTGTAGTTGTTGGAGTCATTTGCGATCATAAAGAAGCATTTGTCATTAAGAGAGCTTCTATGTGGAAAGTGCCGGTAACTATTATTGAGAAGAAAAATTTTGTTAACAAAATGGATTTTGATGAAGCACTTGTTGTAGCAGCAAAATCTTATACTCCTGATTTAATATGTTTAGCAGGATATATGAGGATTTGTGGTGCTGATTTAATTCACGAATTTCCTAATAAAATAATCAATATACATCCGGCATTGCTTCCGAGTTTTAGAGGTCTTCATGCACAAAGACAGGCTTTAGAAGCTGGAGTAAAAGTAGCAGGATGTACAGTTCATTTTGTAGGAACAGGATTGGATGATGGACCTATCATTACACAAACTGTAGTGCCGGTATATGACCATGATACCGAAGAAACTTTATCAAGTCGTATTCTAGAAAAAGAACATCCGACTTATGTGGCAGCTGTTGCTGCATTTTGCGCAGATAAACTTACTGTTAGTGGTAATCGTGTTCTAGGGATACATGGGGAGGAAAATTAA
- the purH gene encoding bifunctional phosphoribosylaminoimidazolecarboxamide formyltransferase/IMP cyclohydrolase encodes MEIKRALLSVSDKTGIVEFAQGLHELGVELISTGGTMQQLKAAGIPVISVSEITGFPEMMDGRVKTLHPKVHGGILAIRDNPEHVGAMKAHGITGIDLVVVNLYPFRETIAKPDVTREEAIENIDIGGPSMVRAAAKNYKYVAIVVDPMQYSEVLEKVNSNTLTEDFRLALSQKAFLHTGLYDCAIAEYLTKQVTEKASMPVVYSKSFTKIQDLRYGENPHQKAAFYRDTAAQGGIAFAKQLHGKELSYNNIVDMEAAWNLAHEWKERPSCVIVKHTNPCGTALGNTVLEAFERAFAADDKSAFGGIVAFNRELDAETAEAMKPIFFEVVMAPTISKDALEILGTKKNIRLIEIPETTTEELQLRKVSGGLLVQTADDSSETREDCQVVTERVPTEEEWKAMEFAWKIVKHVKSNAIVLAGTDVTYGIGAGQMNRVGAAAIAIQEAGEKSKGAALASDAFFPFGDTIEAAGKAGVTCVIQPGGSIRDQESIDMANKYNITMVFTGHRHFRHC; translated from the coding sequence ATGGAAATAAAACGAGCATTATTGAGCGTTTCTGATAAGACAGGTATTGTTGAGTTTGCACAAGGGTTGCATGAACTTGGGGTAGAACTTATTTCAACAGGCGGAACTATGCAACAATTAAAGGCAGCAGGTATTCCGGTAATATCTGTTTCTGAAATTACCGGTTTTCCGGAAATGATGGATGGAAGAGTAAAAACTTTACATCCGAAAGTACATGGAGGGATTTTGGCAATTCGTGATAATCCTGAACATGTAGGAGCTATGAAAGCACATGGCATTACAGGGATTGATTTAGTAGTAGTAAATTTATATCCTTTCCGAGAAACTATTGCTAAACCTGATGTAACCAGAGAAGAAGCTATCGAAAATATTGATATTGGCGGCCCTTCTATGGTAAGAGCTGCTGCTAAAAATTATAAATATGTTGCTATTGTAGTAGACCCTATGCAATATTCTGAAGTTTTAGAAAAAGTTAACTCAAATACATTAACGGAAGATTTTCGATTGGCATTATCACAAAAAGCTTTTTTGCATACAGGACTATATGACTGTGCTATTGCTGAATATTTGACAAAACAAGTAACAGAAAAAGCTTCTATGCCTGTCGTTTATAGTAAGTCATTTACTAAAATACAAGATTTGCGATATGGTGAAAATCCACATCAGAAAGCGGCTTTTTATAGAGATACTGCAGCACAAGGTGGTATTGCATTTGCAAAACAATTACATGGGAAAGAACTTTCTTATAATAATATTGTAGATATGGAAGCAGCATGGAATTTAGCACATGAATGGAAAGAACGGCCTTCTTGTGTAATCGTAAAACATACAAACCCATGTGGGACTGCATTAGGAAATACAGTATTAGAAGCATTTGAACGTGCTTTTGCAGCAGATGATAAATCTGCTTTTGGTGGTATTGTAGCATTTAACAGAGAATTGGATGCTGAAACGGCAGAAGCTATGAAACCTATATTTTTTGAAGTAGTTATGGCACCTACTATTTCAAAAGATGCTTTAGAAATTCTTGGAACGAAGAAAAACATTCGTTTAATAGAAATACCGGAAACAACAACAGAAGAGTTACAACTTCGCAAAGTATCCGGGGGATTATTAGTACAGACTGCTGATGATAGTTCGGAAACAAGAGAAGATTGTCAAGTAGTAACAGAACGTGTACCCACAGAAGAAGAGTGGAAAGCTATGGAATTTGCATGGAAAATAGTTAAGCATGTAAAATCGAATGCCATTGTATTGGCCGGAACCGATGTTACTTATGGAATAGGTGCAGGACAAATGAATCGTGTAGGTGCTGCTGCAATTGCTATTCAAGAAGCTGGTGAAAAATCAAAAGGTGCAGCTCTTGCATCGGATGCTTTTTTTCCTTTTGGAGATACCATTGAAGCGGCAGGAAAAGCTGGAGTTACTTGTGTAATCCAACCGGGTGGGTCTATCCGGGATCAAGAATCTATAGATATGGCAAATAAATATAATATTACCATGGTCTTTACCGGACATAGACATTTCCGTCATTGTTAA
- the purD gene encoding phosphoribosylamine--glycine ligase, whose translation MKILVIGAGGREHALAWKLSESAGVEEVYVSPGSLAMTDVASVIPAQNDMDYVELAKELNIDLTVAGPETVLVDGLADKFAEAGLPFFGPSAKAARIEGSKTFAKNFMKKYHIPTAGYEAFTDEKDAIQYVKEQNYPLVIKADGLAAGKGVIIAQNEEAAVDAIHNMMAGLAFNGAGKQIVIEEFMSGEEASILAFCDGKNVVPMLSSQDHKRIGNNDTGANTGGMGAYAPAPIITDALSETIYQQILKPVVDAMQAEGHPFIGCLYAGLMITEDGPKVVEFNCRFGDPETEAVLPLLDGDLANIMMSCVQGTLNEKDVTWKNGYAVDIVLATNGYPEAHSKDDKIEGIKQAENLGCHVFHAGTTLKDDGFYTSGGRVLNVVACGSTLEESRKKAYEGVSKIYWEGMQYRSDIAMKGIARLKNRKKNC comes from the coding sequence ATGAAGATACTTGTAATTGGGGCTGGTGGACGTGAACATGCATTGGCATGGAAGTTATCAGAAAGTGCCGGTGTTGAAGAAGTCTACGTTTCTCCCGGAAGCTTAGCAATGACTGATGTGGCATCAGTTATTCCTGCACAAAATGATATGGATTATGTAGAACTTGCAAAAGAATTGAATATTGATTTAACTGTAGCAGGACCGGAAACGGTATTAGTTGACGGATTGGCTGATAAGTTTGCAGAAGCAGGATTGCCTTTCTTTGGACCTTCTGCTAAGGCAGCACGTATTGAAGGATCTAAAACATTTGCAAAAAATTTTATGAAAAAATATCATATTCCTACAGCAGGGTATGAAGCATTTACTGATGAAAAGGATGCAATTCAATATGTAAAAGAGCAAAATTATCCATTGGTTATTAAGGCGGATGGGCTAGCAGCAGGTAAGGGTGTTATTATAGCACAAAATGAAGAAGCAGCAGTGGATGCTATTCATAATATGATGGCGGGATTAGCTTTTAATGGGGCAGGTAAGCAAATTGTAATTGAAGAATTTATGTCGGGTGAAGAAGCTTCTATACTTGCTTTCTGTGATGGAAAAAATGTAGTTCCTATGCTTTCATCTCAGGATCATAAACGTATTGGTAACAATGATACCGGCGCTAATACAGGAGGGATGGGTGCTTATGCACCTGCTCCTATTATTACAGATGCACTATCTGAAACTATTTATCAACAGATTCTTAAACCTGTAGTTGATGCTATGCAGGCAGAAGGACATCCTTTTATTGGCTGTCTTTATGCAGGCTTGATGATAACTGAAGATGGTCCTAAAGTAGTGGAGTTTAATTGCCGATTTGGAGATCCTGAAACAGAAGCGGTATTACCTTTGTTGGATGGAGATTTGGCAAATATTATGATGAGTTGTGTACAAGGAACATTAAATGAAAAAGATGTAACTTGGAAAAATGGTTATGCTGTAGATATAGTATTGGCTACTAACGGGTATCCCGAAGCACATTCTAAAGATGATAAAATTGAAGGTATTAAGCAAGCAGAAAATTTGGGGTGTCATGTTTTTCATGCAGGCACTACTTTGAAAGATGATGGGTTTTATACATCTGGTGGACGTGTGTTAAATGTAGTGGCTTGTGGTTCTACATTGGAAGAATCAAGAAAAAAAGCTTATGAAGGAGTTTCGAAAATTTATTGGGAAGGAATGCAATATCGTAGTGATATTGCAATGAAAGGAATTGCTCGCTTGAAAAATAGAAAAAAGAACTGCTAA
- a CDS encoding lipase family protein yields MMNWVKRLTTVIVILYTTVFPHGVLATDIEQDYTDARKAYLSSWISMAAYNGLIGKVAREELKKENWILRKAEISNESGHAKFLIAESADTDLEPLTIVAVTGTSDFTDIKADLSVSKIAWNESDSESMVHRGFKRYATSIWDTTLEDKTVGELIKEKAQNQNFIFTGHSLGGAVSTLLAARAKDEGVTSPLEVITFGAPAIGNENFSKKYEQLLDIKRIVNKGDPVSSVVQKFIGGYKPIGKEVTWNPSPDLHYFKHSMILYIDTALRNYYDTREAYEKMIGYVPVQTDIESSMILAFPPTIEIDGSIQADKKYIKQAMIDYYDGAFPGLVLSEKEFKDLPTALQEAADKKCKYIVTHTLKVVANKNKEQEYILTLGESIYDKHGKLISYQENVTNTKMMTPIEASLYLLILENKYIDTIF; encoded by the coding sequence ATGATGAATTGGGTAAAAAGATTAACTACAGTAATAGTTATATTATATACTACAGTTTTTCCTCATGGAGTTTTAGCAACAGATATAGAACAAGATTATACTGATGCACGTAAAGCTTACTTGTCCTCTTGGATATCCATGGCTGCTTATAATGGGTTGATTGGAAAAGTAGCAAGGGAAGAACTGAAAAAAGAAAATTGGATATTGAGGAAAGCAGAAATTAGTAACGAATCCGGTCATGCAAAATTTTTGATTGCAGAATCAGCGGATACAGATTTAGAACCACTTACTATTGTTGCAGTTACAGGGACTAGTGATTTTACAGATATAAAGGCGGATTTAAGTGTGTCTAAAATAGCTTGGAATGAATCAGATTCAGAAAGTATGGTACATCGCGGTTTTAAACGTTATGCGACTTCTATCTGGGATACTACTTTAGAAGATAAAACGGTTGGTGAACTGATAAAAGAAAAAGCACAAAATCAAAACTTTATTTTTACAGGACATAGTCTTGGTGGTGCAGTAAGTACTTTATTGGCAGCTAGAGCCAAAGATGAAGGGGTAACTTCTCCTTTGGAAGTAATCACTTTTGGTGCACCTGCTATAGGTAATGAAAATTTTTCTAAAAAATATGAACAACTTCTTGATATAAAACGCATTGTAAATAAAGGGGATCCTGTAAGTAGTGTAGTACAAAAGTTTATTGGGGGGTATAAACCTATTGGAAAAGAAGTTACTTGGAATCCGTCGCCTGATTTGCATTATTTTAAACATAGTATGATTTTATATATAGATACGGCTCTTAGAAATTATTATGACACAAGAGAAGCTTATGAAAAGATGATAGGATATGTACCGGTACAGACCGATATTGAATCCTCTATGATTTTAGCTTTTCCCCCGACTATAGAAATAGATGGGTCTATACAAGCAGATAAGAAGTATATAAAACAAGCTATGATTGATTATTATGACGGAGCTTTTCCCGGATTGGTTTTAAGTGAAAAGGAATTTAAAGATTTACCGACTGCGTTACAAGAAGCAGCTGATAAAAAATGTAAATATATTGTTACACATACATTAAAAGTTGTTGCTAATAAGAATAAAGAACAAGAATATATTCTTACTTTAGGGGAATCTATATATGATAAACATGGTAAATTAATTTCTTATCAAGAAAATGTGACCAACACAAAAATGATGACACCTATAGAAGCATCTTTATATCTTTTGATTCTAGAAAATAAATATATAGATACTATATTTTAA
- a CDS encoding response regulator transcription factor yields MPLIYCVEDDDSIRDLVGYALHGQGYEIRSFSESAHFWTALKSTVPDLILLDIMLPEQDGLSLLKQVRENKEFYHIPVIMMTAKTREFDIIKGLDAGADDYVTKPFSILELLSRIRAVLRRSSVSKQEIPEILSYKTITLRPKEHIVNVGKKEVILTLKEFDLLSYLILNKGIILSRDQIMQAVWESPVMLESRTIDMHIMSIRQKLGKIGKEIRTVRGVGYRLGDKNK; encoded by the coding sequence ATGCCGTTAATATATTGCGTAGAAGATGATGATAGCATTAGAGACTTGGTTGGCTATGCTTTACATGGGCAAGGATATGAAATAAGAAGTTTTAGTGAGTCTGCTCATTTTTGGACTGCTTTAAAAAGCACTGTTCCTGATTTAATCCTTTTAGATATTATGCTACCGGAACAAGATGGATTATCTTTATTAAAACAAGTTCGTGAAAATAAAGAGTTTTACCATATTCCTGTTATCATGATGACTGCAAAAACAAGAGAGTTTGATATTATTAAAGGGCTTGATGCAGGGGCTGATGATTATGTTACAAAACCATTTAGTATTTTAGAACTTTTATCTCGTATTCGAGCAGTACTGCGCCGTAGTTCTGTATCTAAACAAGAAATTCCTGAGATATTATCTTATAAAACTATTACATTGCGGCCCAAAGAACATATCGTTAACGTCGGGAAAAAAGAAGTAATATTAACATTAAAAGAATTTGACTTGTTGAGTTATTTAATATTAAATAAAGGAATTATATTGTCCCGAGATCAGATTATGCAAGCCGTATGGGAGTCTCCTGTTATGTTGGAAAGTCGTACTATTGATATGCATATTATGAGTATTCGACAAAAATTAGGAAAAATTGGAAAAGAAATTCGAACGGTACGTGGAGTTGGGTACCGTTTAGGAGATAAGAATAAATAG
- a CDS encoding sensor histidine kinase — protein MRTQIQRSLFFMGLIAVVITFVMSAVMYYQGMQGQHIRELQMTTYTASQALHREDKQEGISYLEGIYKENPAGIHIVWLDKTGEVLYDSEGDNGEPYAEQPEVQQGFKEGESFSIHKSWKGLPKEFYTHKAKDGTLLRISSTRTLNSEVFTVFIPEIVLFVFVFAVGCVLVAMQQTSTILKPLESLAEMVGGLMTGENDLPVPGGYNELIPLIDKVKEQRQQINDYLKDLEEDRSTMHTVVNTISDGIILLNKDKEVIDYNDRIKKIFDFNGNRRYRKVSTIYHDEDWLRAISRAYQEDGSQQYTMTLFHSPFEVIFTRTALVDGQVGLLIVFRDLSAQYAAERMRREFSANVSHELKTPLTSISGFAEMIASGMYGGIEDLRMFGNRIFEESKRMTSLVDTILHLSKLEENDTTITWNTVNMQDVVSYVVDVIQSQAHRRDVKIQVESGPVYVHGNQPLLSELVMNLIDNAVKYNQTGGEVLVHLERNANGKMLFWVKDTGIGIPKDKQERVFERFYRVESSRSKGTGGTGLGLAICKHIVSRHHGTVSINSIEGEGTVVTVIIPAMTDEQVFAEAGNTLKAHEEAAMAQQAALEDVEIEEAEKVKGKNKLKKEKKNKKTDSIEQEDSKDKKKKKKGKK, from the coding sequence ATGAGAACACAAATACAGCGTAGTTTATTTTTTATGGGACTGATAGCTGTTGTTATTACATTTGTCATGTCGGCAGTAATGTATTATCAAGGAATGCAAGGACAGCATATTCGAGAACTGCAGATGACAACTTATACAGCGTCGCAAGCATTACATAGAGAAGATAAACAAGAGGGAATATCTTATTTGGAAGGTATTTATAAAGAGAATCCGGCGGGAATTCATATTGTATGGTTAGATAAAACCGGAGAAGTTTTATATGATTCTGAAGGGGATAATGGAGAGCCTTATGCAGAACAGCCGGAAGTGCAGCAAGGATTTAAAGAAGGAGAAAGTTTTTCTATACATAAGAGCTGGAAGGGCTTACCTAAGGAGTTTTATACACATAAAGCAAAAGATGGTACTTTGCTTCGTATATCAAGTACCAGAACATTAAACTCAGAAGTATTTACCGTATTTATACCGGAAATTGTACTTTTTGTATTTGTATTTGCAGTGGGATGTGTTTTAGTTGCAATGCAGCAAACTTCCACCATTTTGAAACCGTTGGAATCTTTAGCGGAAATGGTAGGGGGGTTAATGACCGGGGAAAATGACTTGCCTGTACCGGGTGGATATAATGAGTTAATTCCTTTAATTGATAAAGTTAAGGAGCAGCGTCAGCAAATTAATGACTATTTAAAAGATTTAGAAGAAGATAGAAGTACTATGCATACAGTCGTTAATACAATCTCTGACGGGATTATCTTATTAAACAAGGATAAAGAAGTTATTGACTATAACGATCGAATAAAGAAAATTTTTGATTTTAATGGTAATAGGAGATATAGAAAAGTATCTACTATTTATCATGATGAGGATTGGCTGCGTGCGATTAGTAGAGCCTATCAGGAAGACGGAAGTCAGCAATATACAATGACTCTATTCCATAGTCCATTTGAGGTCATTTTTACGCGTACTGCTTTAGTTGATGGGCAAGTGGGGTTATTAATTGTATTCCGTGATTTATCTGCTCAATATGCAGCAGAACGAATGCGTAGAGAGTTTTCAGCTAATGTGTCACATGAATTAAAAACGCCCTTAACTTCTATTAGTGGTTTTGCTGAAATGATTGCTAGCGGTATGTATGGTGGAATCGAAGATCTTCGTATGTTTGGAAATCGTATTTTTGAAGAGTCTAAACGAATGACTTCTTTGGTTGATACTATATTGCATTTATCTAAGTTGGAAGAAAACGATACAACGATTACTTGGAATACTGTGAACATGCAAGATGTGGTTTCTTACGTAGTTGATGTTATTCAATCACAAGCACATCGGAGAGATGTTAAAATACAGGTAGAATCCGGGCCGGTATACGTTCATGGAAATCAACCTTTGTTATCTGAATTGGTTATGAATTTAATTGATAACGCAGTTAAATATAATCAAACAGGCGGAGAAGTTCTTGTTCATTTAGAGCGTAATGCAAATGGAAAAATGCTGTTTTGGGTTAAAGATACAGGAATCGGAATTCCTAAAGATAAGCAAGAACGAGTATTTGAACGTTTTTATAGAGTAGAGTCCAGTCGTAGCAAAGGAACCGGTGGGACCGGATTGGGGCTTGCAATATGTAAACATATTGTATCTCGTCATCATGGTACAGTTTCTATTAACAGTATTGAGGGAGAGGGAACAGTGGTTACCGTGATTATACCTGCTATGACAGATGAACAGGTATTTGCAGAAGCAGGAAATACTTTAAAAGCACATGAAGAGGCTGCTATGGCACAACAAGCAGCATTAGAAGATGTAGAAATAGAAGAGGCGGAAAAGGTTAAAGGTAAAAATAAATTAAAAAAAGAAAAAAAGAATAAAAAAACGGACTCCATAGAACAAGAAGATTCTAAGGATAAAAAGAAGAAGAAAAAAGGTAAAAAATAA
- a CDS encoding HD domain-containing protein → MERLQKQFDFILEIDKEKSIERQTYISDGSRKENDAEHAWHMALMCFLLSEHANESIDKLKTIMMLLIHDLVEIYAGDTFAYSNADIDEVHAKELKAADKLYSKLPKDQATYLKNLWIEFEEGKTAEARFAHTIDNIQPMMLNFATKGKAWTEHRVKISQVLKRNKNTSKGSDILWKYACQYFLRPSIKRERLINDIEL, encoded by the coding sequence ATGGAACGTTTACAAAAACAATTTGATTTTATTTTAGAGATAGATAAAGAAAAGAGTATTGAACGACAAACTTATATTTCAGACGGAAGTAGAAAAGAAAATGATGCAGAACATGCTTGGCATATGGCACTTATGTGTTTTCTTTTATCAGAACATGCGAACGAGTCTATTGATAAATTGAAAACAATTATGATGCTATTGATTCATGATTTAGTAGAAATTTATGCAGGAGATACTTTTGCCTATTCAAATGCTGATATCGATGAAGTTCATGCAAAAGAATTAAAAGCAGCTGATAAATTATATAGTAAATTACCTAAAGATCAAGCAACATATTTAAAAAATTTATGGATTGAATTTGAAGAAGGTAAGACAGCGGAAGCACGTTTTGCTCATACTATTGATAACATTCAACCTATGATGTTAAATTTTGCCACGAAGGGAAAAGCATGGACAGAACATCGAGTAAAAATTAGTCAAGTATTAAAACGAAATAAAAACACTTCTAAAGGTTCAGATATTCTTTGGAAGTACGCTTGTCAATATTTTTTGAGACCTAGTATAAAAAGAGAAAGACTTATTAATGATATTGAATTATAG